tatactaatatcGTCTTTGAATTTAATGTCAAAACAAACATTGAACATTTTTTACGTACCGGTCAAGTTATTGCGTTaggttatttaaaatatttaaaagtggCTGTTTCGGATTGAAATCTTAAACAATAGTTTTGATATAAAGTAAATCaattgactttaggataataataatatgaaaccaTCCCATCTCTTCTTTCATGTTTATCAAGGTCAAATCCTCGAAACTATGTTCttttaacaacaaaaatattgaattcaGAAACCTAgaccaaattttaaatttttatttttttttgaaaaagtgtcACTTCTTGTTAAGGCTTGTAATGTATTTATCAGATttgctttaattttatgttttccttttGTCTTGTAATTATTTACAGGTCTGAATAAATGGTGAAGGATGCATCTCTGGATCACAACTCGTTCACGGAAACATACAGAAACTGATTTATTACGTTCATCATTGTTCTTCAACAGATTAATTGCAAAGACAGACCTTTGGAACCATCGATAATACTATACATCATAATCTTTATAGccaaataaaaagtatatagtATGAAAGTGAAAGATTTGCAAAAGAAAGAATAATATTTGACGTATGACacatttaaaatagaaataaagacACTTAAACCCACTTTACGTACGTAtgtattgtatatgtttttGCTTTATACATCTGTTAagagttaagaaaaaaataaaacctaaAGGGACTGACCAAAAGAGACAGCCGTTCTCTGAAGGTCCTTGCAGAACACGTCACTTGCTTCAGGTGTGCTCAAACTCTCGTTCTGGCTTTGGCTCCAAGGATCTGCCAAGCTCGAAACATTGGCTAAGTAATCTGCCTCTGATTTGACGAAGACCGGTAGAGAGATCGGTGTGTTCAAATACTCTGACCATTTCAATTCCTCGAAGTTATGATTAGGTTTGACTAGAGAAGGAGAAAGATTTGGGACTGACCATGTGAAACCACCGTTGTCGGTGAAACTCGAGGTGTTGTTTGTCTGAAACTCCCAGTTAGGTGCTGCGTGATCAGTACTCGAACTGTTGTCCGGAGGAAAACTAATCGAAGGCTTAACACAAGAGTGCGTCTGAAACACAGAGCCATCCATGTTTCCGGTGCTAAACTGCACCGGAACCATGGAGCAGAGGGAAGACTCAACCGAGAGTCCGAGGTTGGCGTTGAAGTAGTCGGAGAAATCAGATGGCCTTACGTGAAAGAAGTCTTGGTTAGTCGCAGAGGAGGAACTAAGAGACATGTGGTCGTTGCTGCTTGTTGTTGGCTTGTCTCTGTCAACTTCGGAGATGGGTTTGTGTGTGTTTGGATCAATGCCTCTTTGTTTCAGCTTCTTCTTTATATTCGAGTTCCATAGATTCTTGATCTCGTTGTCGGTTCTTCCCGGTAGTTTAGCTGCAATCTGTGAccatctgataaaaaaaaaaaagacagaacaGAGTAAAAAACAGAGCAGAGAGACAGAAACAGAGGAAACCTAAAGACATAAACTTGATCCTCTGTTTTATTATGAATTATTACCTGTTTCCAAGAACTGCATGAAGCTCAACGATGAGATTCTCTTCGTCTTGAGAGAAAGCTCCTCTCTTTAAATCAGGTCTCAAGTAATTGATCCATCTCAATCTGCAACTTTTACCACATCTCTGCAAACCTGTATATAGTAGAAGAATCAGATttgttatttcaaaaaaaaaagtagcttctttttagattatgtttttttttctcttgaaaTGTTACCGGCATGTTTAGGAACAGAGCTCCAGCAGCCATGACCGTGATGGGTGATGTGGTTGAGAAGCTTCTCGTCTTCATCTGGAGACCAAAGCCCTTTTCTCAGCTTTTGTTTATAACAGCAAGAATGTCTCATGTTGTTTATTAAAGCTGTAATGCTGAGCCAAAAGTAAcaataaaagagaagaaaggagaaagctctgttttttattttaagtattgGAAGAAAAAAGCTTTTGAGCTGAGAGAATGTATATGAAACTT
The nucleotide sequence above comes from Brassica napus cultivar Da-Ae chromosome A9, Da-Ae, whole genome shotgun sequence. Encoded proteins:
- the LOC106419893 gene encoding transcription factor MYB61-like → MRHSCCYKQKLRKGLWSPDEDEKLLNHITHHGHGCWSSVPKHAGLQRCGKSCRLRWINYLRPDLKRGAFSQDEENLIVELHAVLGNRWSQIAAKLPGRTDNEIKNLWNSNIKKKLKQRGIDPNTHKPISEVDRDKPTTSSNDHMSLSSSSATNQDFFHVRPSDFSDYFNANLGLSVESSLCSMVPVQFSTGNMDGSVFQTHSCVKPSISFPPDNSSSTDHAAPNWEFQTNNTSSFTDNGGFTWSVPNLSPSLVKPNHNFEELKWSEYLNTPISLPVFVKSEADYLANVSSLADPWSQSQNESLSTPEASDVFCKDLQRTAVSFGQSL